In Polaribacter sp. Hel_I_88, the following proteins share a genomic window:
- a CDS encoding acetyl-CoA C-acyltransferase, which translates to MKDVVIVSVARTPIGSFMGSLSTIPATILGATAIKGALNKINLDPSLVQEVFMGNVVSAGLGQAPARQAAIHAGIPDTVPCTTVNKVCASGMKSIMLAAQTIALGDADIVVAGGMENMSLIPHYQQARTGSKFGPITMEDGMQKDGLVDAYGKVAMGVCADECATEYGFSREEQDAFAIQSYERSTKAWSEGKFADEIVPVSIPQRRGEDIIFAEDEEFKNVKMDKIPALRAAFTKDGTVTAANASTINDGGAALVLMSADKAKELNITPLAKIVSYADAAHEPKWFTTAPAKALPKALAKANISIDDVDYFELNEAFSIVGLANMKLLNITDKNTNVNGGAVSLGHPLGVSGARIVIALTSILKQNNAKIGAAAICNGGGGASALIIEKL; encoded by the coding sequence ATGAAAGATGTAGTAATAGTATCTGTAGCAAGAACCCCTATTGGAAGTTTTATGGGAAGTTTATCAACAATACCTGCAACAATTTTAGGAGCAACTGCTATAAAAGGTGCATTAAATAAAATAAATTTAGATCCAAGTTTAGTACAAGAAGTTTTTATGGGGAATGTAGTTTCGGCTGGTTTAGGGCAAGCACCTGCAAGACAAGCTGCTATTCATGCTGGTATTCCAGATACGGTTCCTTGTACTACTGTAAATAAAGTGTGTGCTTCAGGTATGAAATCGATTATGTTAGCTGCTCAAACTATTGCTTTGGGTGATGCTGATATTGTTGTTGCTGGTGGTATGGAAAATATGAGTTTAATTCCTCATTATCAACAGGCAAGAACTGGATCGAAATTTGGACCAATTACTATGGAAGATGGCATGCAAAAAGATGGTTTGGTTGATGCTTATGGTAAGGTTGCCATGGGTGTTTGTGCAGATGAATGTGCTACTGAATATGGTTTTTCAAGAGAAGAGCAAGATGCTTTTGCTATACAATCTTATGAGCGTTCTACAAAAGCTTGGAGCGAAGGTAAATTTGCTGATGAAATTGTACCTGTTTCAATTCCACAAAGACGTGGAGAAGACATTATTTTTGCTGAAGACGAAGAGTTTAAGAATGTAAAAATGGATAAAATTCCTGCATTAAGAGCTGCTTTTACAAAAGACGGAACAGTAACTGCTGCTAACGCATCAACTATAAATGATGGTGGAGCAGCCTTGGTTTTAATGTCTGCTGATAAAGCAAAGGAATTAAACATCACACCACTTGCAAAAATAGTAAGTTATGCAGATGCTGCTCACGAACCAAAATGGTTTACAACTGCACCTGCAAAAGCGTTACCAAAAGCATTGGCAAAAGCAAATATATCTATTGATGACGTAGATTATTTTGAATTAAACGAAGCTTTTTCTATAGTTGGTTTGGCAAACATGAAGCTTTTAAATATTACTGATAAAAATACAAATGTAAATGGTGGTGCAGTTTCTTTAGGACATCCTTTAGGTGTTTCTGGAGCTAGAATTGTTATTGCATTAACATCTATCTTAAAACAAAATAATGCAAAAATTGGAGCTGCTGCTATTTGTAATGGTGGTGGAGGTGCCAGTGCCTTAATTATCGAAAAGTTATAA
- the gyrA gene encoding DNA gyrase subunit A: MSEGEKLIPINIEEQMKSAYIDYSMSVIVSRALPDVRDGLKPVHRRVLYGMHELGIKATGSYKKSARIVGEVLGKYHPHGDTSVYDSMVRMAQSWSVRYMMVDGQGNFGSVDGDSPAAMRYTEVRMQKISEDMLADIEKDTVDHRLNFDDTLQEPTVLPTKIPNLLVNGASGIAVGMATNMAPHNLTEVINGTVAYIDNNEIEIDELMQHITAPDFPTGGIIYGYDGVREAFHTGRGRIVMRAKAIIEEVKGRECIIVTEIPYQVNKADMIKKTADLVNEKKLSGIANIRDESDRNGMRIVYILKRDAIPNIVLNKLFKYTQLQTSFSVNNIALVKGRPEQLNLKQLIHYFVEHRHEVIVRRTEFLLKKAEARAHILEGLIIASDNIDEVIKIIRASGNADEARESLIERFELTEIQAKAIVEMRLRQLTGLEQDKLRAEFDEIMLTIADLKDILANEPRRYDIIKEELLQIKDKYGDERRSIIEYAGGDMRIEDMIPDTKVVVTISNAGYLKRTNLDEYKVQNRGGRGQKGATTRNEDFLEHLFVGTNHQYMMFFTQKGKVFWMRVYEIPEGGKNTKGRAMQNLINIEPDDSVKAFLVTEDLKDEDYINSHYVIMATKKGQVKKTSLEQYSRPRTNGINAITIKEGDELLSAKLTTGDSQVMLALASGKSIRFEEAKTRPMGRTASGVRGITLQHENDEVIGLVAVNDMESNILVVSEKGYGKRSKLEDYRITNRGGKGVKTLNISEKTGNLVAIKNVDDSNDLMIINKSGLTIRMAVEDLRVMGRATQGVRLIKIKEDDSIAAVAKVMHEEEEEESDDINSEGLEATDSNSDEQKENGTDIENDTEENQE, encoded by the coding sequence ATGTCAGAAGGGGAAAAATTAATTCCAATTAATATTGAAGAGCAGATGAAATCTGCATACATTGATTATTCAATGTCAGTAATAGTTTCAAGAGCATTACCAGATGTTAGAGATGGTTTAAAACCAGTTCACAGAAGAGTTTTGTATGGTATGCACGAGTTAGGAATTAAAGCAACAGGGTCTTATAAGAAATCTGCAAGAATTGTTGGAGAAGTTTTAGGAAAGTATCATCCTCATGGAGATACTTCTGTGTACGATTCTATGGTGCGTATGGCACAAAGCTGGAGTGTGCGTTACATGATGGTTGATGGTCAAGGAAACTTTGGTTCTGTAGATGGAGATTCGCCAGCAGCAATGCGTTATACAGAGGTTAGAATGCAAAAAATATCAGAAGATATGTTAGCTGATATTGAAAAAGATACTGTAGATCATCGTTTAAATTTTGATGATACTTTACAAGAGCCTACTGTTTTACCAACTAAAATTCCTAATTTATTGGTCAATGGAGCATCTGGTATTGCTGTGGGTATGGCTACAAATATGGCACCTCACAATTTAACAGAAGTTATTAACGGAACTGTTGCTTATATTGATAATAACGAAATAGAGATTGATGAATTAATGCAGCATATAACTGCCCCAGATTTTCCAACTGGTGGTATTATTTATGGTTATGATGGTGTTCGAGAAGCTTTTCATACAGGTCGTGGACGTATTGTAATGCGCGCAAAAGCTATTATTGAAGAGGTAAAAGGACGTGAGTGCATTATTGTTACAGAAATCCCATACCAAGTAAATAAAGCAGACATGATTAAGAAAACTGCTGACTTGGTTAATGAAAAAAAACTATCTGGTATTGCTAATATTCGTGACGAGTCTGATAGAAATGGAATGCGAATTGTGTATATTTTAAAAAGAGATGCAATTCCTAACATCGTATTAAATAAATTATTTAAATATACGCAGTTACAAACTTCTTTTAGTGTAAATAATATTGCTTTAGTAAAAGGAAGACCAGAGCAATTAAACTTAAAACAATTAATACATTATTTTGTTGAACATAGACATGAGGTTATTGTTCGTAGAACAGAATTTTTATTAAAGAAAGCAGAAGCAAGAGCACATATTTTAGAGGGGTTGATTATTGCTTCTGATAACATTGATGAAGTTATAAAAATAATTAGAGCTTCTGGCAATGCAGATGAAGCTAGAGAAAGCTTAATTGAGCGTTTTGAGTTAACTGAAATTCAAGCAAAAGCAATTGTAGAAATGCGTTTGCGTCAATTAACAGGTTTAGAGCAAGATAAATTACGTGCTGAGTTTGATGAAATTATGTTAACGATTGCAGATTTGAAAGACATTTTAGCAAATGAACCAAGACGTTATGACATTATTAAAGAAGAATTATTACAAATCAAAGACAAGTATGGTGATGAGCGTAGATCTATTATAGAATATGCTGGTGGTGATATGCGTATTGAAGATATGATTCCTGATACGAAAGTTGTAGTAACAATCTCTAATGCAGGGTATTTAAAGCGTACAAATCTAGATGAATATAAAGTTCAAAATAGAGGAGGAAGAGGTCAAAAAGGAGCAACTACAAGAAATGAAGATTTCTTAGAACATTTATTTGTAGGTACCAATCATCAATATATGATGTTCTTTACGCAAAAAGGAAAAGTATTCTGGATGCGTGTGTATGAAATTCCTGAAGGTGGTAAAAACACTAAAGGTAGAGCAATGCAGAATTTAATAAATATAGAACCAGACGATTCTGTAAAAGCATTTTTAGTAACAGAAGATTTAAAAGACGAAGATTACATCAACAGTCATTATGTAATTATGGCTACTAAAAAGGGTCAAGTTAAAAAGACTTCCTTAGAGCAATATTCACGTCCAAGAACCAATGGTATTAATGCCATTACTATTAAAGAAGGTGATGAGTTATTATCAGCAAAATTAACAACAGGAGATAGTCAAGTAATGTTGGCATTAGCCTCTGGTAAATCAATTCGTTTTGAAGAAGCAAAAACTCGACCAATGGGAAGAACAGCTTCAGGAGTTCGTGGAATAACTTTACAGCACGAAAATGATGAAGTTATTGGCTTAGTTGCTGTAAACGATATGGAAAGCAATATTTTAGTTGTTTCTGAAAAAGGCTATGGAAAACGTTCTAAATTAGAAGACTACAGGATTACCAATAGAGGAGGTAAAGGTGTTAAAACCCTTAATATTTCTGAAAAAACTGGTAATTTAGTAGCTATTAAGAATGTAGATGATTCTAACGATTTAATGATTATCAATAAATCTGGCTTAACCATTAGAATGGCTGTGGAAGATTTACGTGTTATGGGACGTGCAACGCAAGGTGTTCGTTTAATTAAAATTAAAGAAGATGATAGTATTGCTGCAGTGGCTAAAGTGATGCATGAAGAAGAGGAAGAAGAATCAGACGATATAAACTCTGAAGGTTTAGAGGCTACAGATTCAAATTCTGATGAGCAAAAAGAAAATGGCACGGATATTGAAAATGATACAGAAGAAAACCAAGAATAA
- a CDS encoding C40 family peptidase, protein MTYGICNLSIVPLRAEPTHTSEMISQLLFGDDFVVLEKTKYWSKIKISFDGYEGFIDNKQFVEISKDFYEKLSLETAIYTGEFIDFITNSTNELATIAIGARLPFFDAQKFFINSKTFQYQGKVFSDKMTKNDIIQNAFTFLNAPFLWGGKTPFGIDCSGFTQMVYKICGYKLFRDAKQQAKQGEVLSFIEESEPGDLAFFDNEEGEIIHVGIILKDYHIIHAHGKVRIDTLDHSGIFNQDLQTHTHKLRVIKKII, encoded by the coding sequence ATGACTTACGGTATTTGCAATCTTAGTATTGTTCCTTTAAGAGCAGAACCAACCCACACATCAGAAATGATTAGTCAACTGTTGTTTGGGGATGATTTTGTTGTGCTTGAAAAAACAAAATATTGGAGTAAAATTAAAATCTCTTTTGATGGCTATGAAGGCTTTATTGATAACAAACAATTCGTAGAAATTTCTAAAGATTTCTATGAAAAACTATCGTTAGAAACTGCCATTTATACTGGAGAGTTTATCGATTTTATTACAAATTCTACAAATGAACTAGCTACAATTGCAATAGGTGCAAGACTGCCTTTTTTTGATGCACAAAAGTTTTTTATCAATTCAAAAACATTCCAATATCAAGGAAAAGTATTTTCGGATAAAATGACGAAAAATGATATTATTCAAAATGCTTTTACTTTTTTAAACGCCCCCTTTTTATGGGGAGGGAAAACTCCGTTCGGAATTGATTGCTCTGGTTTTACGCAAATGGTTTATAAAATTTGTGGTTATAAATTATTTAGAGATGCAAAACAACAAGCAAAACAAGGAGAAGTTTTAAGTTTTATTGAAGAAAGCGAACCTGGAGATTTAGCTTTTTTTGATAATGAAGAAGGAGAAATCATACATGTTGGTATCATTTTAAAAGATTACCATATCATTCATGCACATGGTAAAGTAAGGATTGATACTTTAGATCATAGTGGTATTTTTAACCAAGATTTGCAAACGCATACCCATAAATTAAGAGTCATTAAAAAGATTATATAA
- a CDS encoding tetratricopeptide repeat protein, translated as MKKQIIAISLGLMSIGMFAQKKELRTIDKAINKEDFKTAKEGIAALESNESAIEEKYEAWYYYLKGSAYGKSNVEKAVEAYDKLFEIEKESGKSKYTDEAKPKLNELIQFVSNKAVNAYNNDKDYAAATKNFYLTFKLSPRDTSFLYNAAVSASLAKDYEVSLDYYKQLQDLGYSGITTQYYAVNKETGVKENLGSKSQRDLMVKTGQYMNPMNENSDSKKGDIIKNISFILIAQGKTDEAIVAIKEARKNEPKDLNLLLNEAQLYIKLEKMDKFQELMEEAVQLDPKNPTLFFNLGVVNQNQGKTEEAIDYYKKAIELDPEYADAYMNLSVSILAGEQAIVEEMNKNLSNFKKYDELEKKQKALYNKALPYLEKADELSRTEDTVKSLLNIYDLTGNKKAETLRPIYKKMRGM; from the coding sequence ATGAAAAAACAGATTATAGCAATTTCATTAGGATTGATGTCAATTGGAATGTTTGCGCAAAAAAAGGAATTAAGAACTATTGATAAAGCTATCAATAAAGAGGACTTTAAAACTGCAAAAGAAGGAATTGCAGCTTTAGAAAGTAATGAAAGCGCCATAGAAGAAAAATATGAAGCTTGGTATTATTATTTAAAAGGTTCTGCTTATGGAAAATCGAATGTAGAAAAAGCTGTTGAAGCTTACGATAAATTGTTTGAAATAGAAAAAGAAAGTGGAAAATCGAAATATACGGATGAAGCAAAACCAAAATTAAATGAATTAATTCAGTTTGTTTCAAATAAAGCTGTTAATGCTTATAATAATGACAAAGATTATGCTGCTGCAACAAAAAATTTCTATTTAACATTTAAGTTAAGCCCAAGAGATACTTCTTTTTTATACAATGCAGCTGTTAGTGCTTCATTAGCTAAAGATTACGAAGTTTCCTTAGATTATTACAAACAACTTCAAGATTTAGGATATTCTGGAATTACGACACAATATTATGCTGTAAATAAAGAAACCGGAGTTAAAGAAAACTTAGGGAGTAAAAGCCAAAGAGATTTAATGGTGAAGACAGGACAATATATGAATCCAATGAATGAAAATTCTGACTCTAAAAAAGGTGATATTATAAAGAATATTAGCTTTATTTTAATCGCACAAGGAAAAACGGATGAAGCAATTGTTGCCATTAAAGAAGCTAGAAAGAATGAGCCTAAAGATTTAAATCTTTTATTAAACGAAGCTCAATTATACATTAAGCTAGAAAAGATGGACAAGTTTCAAGAGCTAATGGAAGAAGCTGTGCAATTAGATCCTAAAAACCCTACTTTATTTTTTAATTTAGGTGTTGTAAATCAAAATCAAGGAAAAACTGAAGAAGCTATTGACTATTATAAAAAAGCTATTGAGTTAGATCCTGAATATGCAGATGCTTATATGAATTTGTCTGTTTCAATTTTAGCTGGAGAACAAGCGATTGTAGAGGAAATGAATAAAAATTTATCAAACTTTAAAAAGTATGATGAATTAGAGAAAAAACAAAAAGCATTGTATAATAAAGCACTTCCTTATTTAGAAAAAGCAGATGAACTAAGTAGAACAGAAGATACAGTAAAATCTCTTTTAAATATTTACGACCTAACAGGAAATAAAAAAGCAGAGACTTTAAGACCTATCTATAAGAAAATGAGAGGCATGTAA
- a CDS encoding YceI family protein, producing the protein MKKTILTIVLFHIFVFISAQEKSETFKIKLPSKVLIQGTSTLHDWESIVEKTDAQLTTNNLNNEQIETLNVTVEVLSIKSGKNLMDKLTYKALKADDYPNITFVFKKGEIIKEDAAHVDIKLIGDLMIAGVTKSVAVKTKINKQGKPIVLKGTHMLKMTDFGIDPPKALLGTIKTGDEITIEFNLTFE; encoded by the coding sequence ATGAAAAAAACAATTTTAACCATCGTATTATTTCACATATTTGTCTTTATTTCTGCTCAAGAAAAAAGCGAAACATTTAAAATAAAACTACCTAGTAAAGTTCTTATTCAAGGTACTTCTACTTTACATGATTGGGAAAGTATTGTAGAAAAAACAGATGCTCAGTTAACAACAAACAACCTTAATAACGAACAAATTGAAACTTTAAATGTTACAGTAGAAGTTTTAAGCATAAAAAGTGGTAAAAACTTAATGGATAAGCTTACATATAAAGCTTTGAAAGCAGATGATTATCCAAATATCACCTTCGTTTTTAAGAAAGGCGAAATTATAAAAGAAGATGCTGCTCATGTAGATATTAAGTTAATTGGCGATTTAATGATTGCTGGAGTAACAAAAAGTGTAGCTGTAAAAACCAAAATAAACAAACAAGGAAAACCTATTGTTTTAAAAGGAACTCACATGCTGAAAATGACAGATTTTGGCATAGATCCACCAAAGGCCTTATTAGGTACTATAAAAACTGGTGATGAAATTACGATAGAATTTAACTTAACATTCGAATAA
- a CDS encoding ATP-dependent Clp protease ATP-binding subunit — protein sequence MDDNFSPKVRDVITFSKEEALRLGHEFIGTEHLLLGLIRKGDGKAIEILTAFDVDLILLRKKLEQLNPSNPTFIENTDKPSLRLTRQAEKALKTTFLEAKLYQSDSIDTAHLLLCILRNENDPTTKLIQKYHVNYDEAKALYKELHVDDVDAILPTNPIAETPSDDSYPSEKSNPFEQQKGKSVKKSKTPVLDNFGRDLTNLAENGKLDPVVGRQKEIERVSQILSRRKKNNPMLIGEPGVGKSAIAEGLALRIVDRKVSRILFDKRIVSLDLASLVAGTKYRGQFEERMKALMNELEKNDDIILFIDEIHTIVGAGGATGSLDASNMLKPALARGEIQCIGATTLDEFRTNIEKDGALERRFQKVIVEPTSVEETIQILQNIKNKYEEHHHVNYTDDAIEACVKLTNRYMTDRYLPDKAIDALDEAGSRIHITNIIVPKQVLELESQLERIRDLKTKAVNGQKYEEAAKLRDDEKNMEAALNSAQKQWEDDSKLNREIVTEDNVAEVVSMMTGIPVNRVAEAESHRLHELPAMIKGKVIGQNEAVTKVVKAIQRNRVGLKDPNKPIGSFIFLGQTGVGKTQLAKVLARELFDSDDSLIRIDMSEYMEKFAISRLIGAPPGYVGYEEGGQLTEKVRRKPYSVILLDEIEKAHPDVFNMLLQILDDGHITDSLGRKIDFRNTIIIMTSNIGARQLKDFGGGVGFGTSSKAAQADEYAKGIIEGALKKSFAPEFLNRIDDVIVFNALEREDIHSIIDIELDKLLNRILDLGYTLNLSEKAKDYIADKGFDKKYGARPLKRAIQKYIEDALAEEIVNANLTEGDVIAMDLDEEKNELTINIVKGEKKKETRTESNS from the coding sequence ATGGACGATAATTTTTCACCAAAAGTAAGAGACGTAATCACCTTTAGTAAAGAAGAAGCCTTAAGATTAGGACACGAATTTATTGGAACAGAACATCTTTTATTAGGATTAATAAGAAAAGGAGATGGAAAAGCAATTGAGATATTAACAGCTTTTGATGTTGATTTAATTTTATTGCGTAAAAAATTAGAGCAACTAAACCCATCCAACCCAACATTTATAGAAAACACAGATAAACCTAGTTTACGCTTAACAAGACAAGCTGAAAAAGCCTTGAAAACTACTTTTTTAGAAGCTAAATTATATCAAAGTGATTCTATTGATACTGCACATTTATTATTGTGTATATTAAGAAATGAAAATGACCCAACTACAAAGTTGATTCAGAAATACCATGTAAATTATGATGAAGCAAAAGCTTTATACAAAGAATTACATGTAGATGATGTAGATGCTATTTTGCCAACAAACCCAATTGCAGAAACACCATCTGATGACAGTTATCCTTCAGAAAAGTCGAATCCTTTTGAACAACAAAAGGGAAAATCTGTAAAAAAATCGAAAACACCTGTTTTAGATAATTTTGGGCGTGATTTAACAAATTTAGCAGAAAACGGAAAACTAGATCCTGTTGTAGGACGTCAAAAAGAAATTGAGCGTGTTTCGCAGATATTAAGTCGAAGAAAAAAGAACAATCCAATGTTAATTGGAGAACCTGGTGTTGGTAAATCTGCCATTGCAGAAGGTTTAGCTTTACGTATTGTAGATAGAAAAGTATCTAGAATCTTGTTTGATAAACGTATTGTTTCTTTAGATTTAGCGAGTTTGGTTGCTGGCACAAAATATAGAGGTCAGTTTGAAGAACGCATGAAAGCCCTAATGAACGAACTTGAAAAGAATGATGATATTATTCTTTTTATTGATGAAATTCACACCATTGTTGGTGCTGGAGGTGCAACTGGTTCTTTAGATGCTTCTAACATGTTAAAACCTGCTTTAGCAAGAGGTGAAATTCAATGTATTGGCGCTACAACTTTAGATGAGTTTAGAACGAATATCGAAAAAGATGGCGCTTTAGAACGTCGTTTTCAGAAGGTAATTGTAGAACCAACTTCTGTTGAAGAAACCATTCAGATTTTACAAAACATTAAAAATAAATACGAGGAACATCACCATGTAAATTATACAGATGATGCTATTGAGGCGTGTGTAAAATTAACGAACAGATATATGACTGATCGTTATTTACCAGACAAAGCTATTGATGCTTTAGATGAAGCTGGCTCTCGCATTCATATCACCAATATTATTGTTCCTAAACAAGTTTTAGAATTAGAATCTCAATTAGAAAGAATACGTGATTTAAAAACAAAAGCGGTTAATGGACAGAAATATGAGGAAGCTGCCAAATTAAGAGATGATGAAAAGAACATGGAGGCTGCTTTAAATTCTGCTCAAAAACAATGGGAAGATGACTCTAAATTAAATAGAGAAATTGTTACCGAAGATAATGTTGCAGAAGTAGTTTCTATGATGACAGGAATTCCTGTTAACAGAGTTGCAGAAGCAGAAAGCCATAGATTGCACGAATTACCTGCCATGATTAAAGGCAAAGTAATTGGGCAAAATGAAGCTGTTACCAAGGTTGTAAAAGCAATTCAAAGAAATAGAGTTGGGCTAAAAGACCCAAACAAACCAATTGGTTCTTTTATTTTCTTAGGACAAACAGGTGTAGGTAAAACGCAATTAGCAAAAGTTTTAGCACGTGAATTATTTGATTCTGACGATTCTTTAATTAGAATTGACATGAGTGAGTACATGGAAAAGTTCGCTATTTCACGTTTAATTGGTGCACCTCCAGGATATGTTGGGTATGAAGAAGGAGGACAATTAACGGAAAAAGTTCGTAGAAAACCATACTCTGTTATTTTGTTAGATGAAATTGAAAAAGCGCATCCAGATGTGTTTAATATGTTATTACAAATCTTAGATGATGGACATATTACTGATAGTTTAGGACGTAAAATCGATTTTAGAAATACCATTATCATCATGACATCTAACATTGGTGCTCGTCAATTAAAAGATTTTGGTGGTGGAGTTGGTTTTGGTACTTCCTCGAAAGCTGCACAAGCAGATGAATATGCTAAAGGAATTATTGAAGGTGCTTTAAAGAAATCTTTTGCGCCAGAATTCTTAAACAGAATTGATGATGTAATTGTCTTTAATGCTCTAGAAAGAGAAGATATCCATTCTATTATTGATATTGAATTAGACAAACTTTTAAACAGAATTTTAGATTTAGGATACACTTTAAATTTAAGCGAAAAAGCAAAAGATTATATTGCTGATAAAGGTTTCGATAAAAAATATGGTGCAAGACCATTAAAAAGAGCCATTCAAAAATATATTGAAGATGCTTTAGCTGAAGAAATTGTAAATGCTAACTTAACAGAAGGAGATGTAATTGCAATGGATTTAGATGAAGAGAAGAATGAGCTTACAATTAACATTGTTAAAGGAGAAAAAAAGAAAGAAACTAGAACAGAAAGTAATTCTTAA
- a CDS encoding dihydrolipoamide acetyltransferase family protein has product MARFELKLPKMGESVAEATITSWLKEVGDTIELDEAVVEIATDKVDSEVPSEVEGTLVEILFEKDDVVAVGETIAVIETEGGETAAIETKKETKKENTETDAPAKVEEVEKTIEKASATAASPILKNSDSGKFYSPLVRNIAQTEGISMQELENISGTGKDGRVTKDDILSYLDNRGKAPKVAAAPVKKAEKPVAKAAPVSVNGGDEVIEMSRMGKLIAKHMVDSVQTSAHVQSFIEIDVTNIVKWRGKVKDAYFKREGEKLTFTPILMHAVASTIKKYPLINIAVDGDKIIKKKNINLGMAAALPDGNLIVPVIKNADQLNLVGMTKSVNDLANRARNNALKPDEIQGGTYTVTNVGSFGSVMGTPIINQPQVAILALGAIRKVPAVIETPEGDFIGIRQKMFVSHSYDHRVVNGALGGMFIKTLKEILEGWDVNADF; this is encoded by the coding sequence ATGGCAAGATTTGAATTAAAGTTACCTAAAATGGGTGAAAGTGTTGCAGAAGCAACCATTACTTCTTGGTTAAAAGAAGTTGGAGATACTATTGAATTGGATGAAGCTGTTGTAGAAATTGCTACAGATAAAGTAGATTCTGAAGTACCTTCTGAAGTTGAGGGAACTCTAGTTGAAATTTTGTTCGAAAAAGATGATGTTGTTGCTGTTGGTGAAACTATTGCTGTAATTGAAACAGAAGGTGGTGAAACTGCAGCTATTGAAACTAAGAAAGAAACAAAAAAAGAAAATACTGAAACTGATGCTCCTGCAAAAGTAGAAGAGGTAGAAAAAACAATAGAAAAAGCTTCAGCAACTGCTGCAAGCCCTATATTAAAAAATTCTGATTCAGGAAAGTTCTATTCACCATTGGTTAGAAATATTGCTCAAACTGAGGGTATTTCTATGCAAGAGCTAGAAAATATTTCTGGTACAGGAAAGGATGGTAGAGTTACAAAAGACGATATTTTATCATATTTAGATAATAGAGGCAAAGCACCTAAAGTTGCAGCAGCTCCAGTAAAAAAAGCTGAAAAACCAGTTGCAAAAGCTGCTCCTGTTTCAGTAAATGGAGGAGATGAAGTTATAGAAATGTCTAGAATGGGTAAGCTTATTGCTAAACACATGGTAGACTCCGTACAAACTTCTGCACACGTACAATCTTTTATAGAAATTGATGTTACAAATATTGTTAAATGGAGAGGTAAAGTAAAGGATGCTTACTTTAAAAGAGAAGGAGAAAAATTAACATTTACTCCAATTTTAATGCATGCTGTAGCATCAACTATTAAAAAATATCCTTTAATAAATATTGCTGTTGATGGTGATAAAATTATCAAAAAGAAAAATATCAATTTAGGAATGGCTGCAGCTTTACCAGATGGAAATTTAATTGTACCTGTTATTAAAAATGCAGATCAGTTGAATTTAGTTGGTATGACAAAATCTGTAAATGATTTAGCAAACAGAGCAAGAAACAACGCTCTTAAGCCAGATGAAATTCAAGGAGGAACTTATACAGTTACTAATGTTGGTAGTTTTGGTTCTGTTATGGGAACACCAATTATTAACCAGCCACAAGTTGCAATTTTAGCTTTAGGAGCAATTAGAAAAGTACCAGCTGTTATTGAAACTCCAGAAGGTGATTTTATAGGAATAAGACAAAAAATGTTTGTTTCTCATTCTTATGATCATAGAGTAGTAAATGGAGCTTTAGGAGGTATGTTTATTAAAACTTTAAAAGAAATTTTAGAAGGTTGGGATGTAAACGCTGATTTTTAG